The following are encoded together in the Syngnathus typhle isolate RoL2023-S1 ecotype Sweden linkage group LG5, RoL_Styp_1.0, whole genome shotgun sequence genome:
- the mlxip gene encoding MLX-interacting protein isoform X2, with product MASRQQSSKQRVRKQQRGDDDDDDDSDAEETSPSRSPSPNPSRGPRRSQIIHSGHFMVSSPHSEHPPKKGYDFDTVNKQTCQTYHFGKASTSHISIDASLTKLFECMTLAYSGKLVSPKWKNFKGLKLLWRDKIRLNNAIWRAWYMQYVERRQNPVCHFVTPLEGNIDLEAHRTSEMITTEGKCWKRRIEIVIREYHKWRTYFKKRLQKHKDDDLSSLLKGPKEQLGLFGEVSPDMLRACFCQDEESEAPVPMELESLFDMEMLLSEVSDTLFSTLVSHQTTAWPNPKENAHAVNADMIQPGLMQLQPNLDFSFDPLQDLFHSFRPPVFLPVSPTAPSGTPLPGSGSPSQLTDSQIPSPMTSATSGTSAESIVDNYLPLYPGQVALSEHAAVSSHNPLASQCLPTAPILPRTLDSAATLGETVAISPSAAPTADAACTHPPPPPPRLPSLVPLLAAPKPPPPPHTFARPRHLQPANGHKKRDLKKISPANPVATQQLFITGVIPAMKTDVTSAPGVLITHCGVAGGFSVVPQTQKSPQCIIPSENSFSSSHRNQKPASVVVKGQPRSGQGSPCALDQVPSPQSLITSSSSSSTTPQIPRRAHIAEQKRRSNINHCFKTLGGLVPTLNSQANISIAVTMQKTVEHVEKLKQEREQMQEDIRKLQEEITNLKACINLCHDQMPATGAQVTQRRFDHMQHRFTEYVKLRSRQDWKFWLFSVIIKPLFESFNKMVSTASGTELCKTTLEWLERHCSLVALRPMVSSSLCQLSTSTSILSDPSRLPEEAIQALRHADVEPRSQAI from the exons ATGGCTTCTCGGCAGCAGAGTTCCAAACAGCGGGTGAGGAAACAACAGCGGGgggacgacgatgatgacgacgactcGGACGCCGAAGAGACCAGCCCGAGCCGCAGCCCCAGTCCGAACCCCAGCCGGGGCCCGCGTAGATCGCAGATCATTCATAGCGGGCACTTTATGGTATCATCGCCGCACAGCGAGCACCCACCGAAGAAAGGCTACGACTTCGACACGGTCAACAAACAGACCTGTCAGACGTACCACTTCGGCAAGGCCAGCACGTCTCACATCTCCATCGACGCCTCGCTCACCAAACTCTTCGAGTGCATGACGCTGGCTTACAG CGGTAAACTGGTGTCTCCCAAATGGAAAAACTTCAAAGGTCTGAAGCTGCTCTGGAGGGACAAGATCCGCCTCAACAACGCCATCTGGAGGGCCTGGTACATGCAGT ATGTGGAGAGGAGGCAAAATCCCGTTTGTCATTTTGTGACTCCGCTGGAGGGAAACATAGACCTGGAAGCGCATCGTACTTCCGAG ATGATCACCACAGAGGGCAAATGCTGGAAGAGAAGAATAGAAATTGTCATCAGAGAGTATCACAAGTGGAGGACTTACTTCAAGAAAAGA TTGCAGAAGCACAAGGATGACGACCTGTCGAGTTTACTCAAG GGGCCCAAGGAGCAGTTAGGGCTGTTTGGGGAAGTCTCTCCAGACATGCTCCGTGCTTGCTTTTGTCAGGATGAAGAGAGCGAGGCCCCCGTGCCCATGGAGCTGGAGAGCCTCTTTGACATGGAGATGCTATTGTCCGAGGTGTCTGACACGCTCTTTTCCACCTTGGTCTCGCACCAGACCACCGCCTGGCCCAACCCCAAGGAGAACG CTCATGCGGTCAACGCAGACATGATCCAACCGGGCCTCATGCAGCTGCAGCCCAACCTGGACTTTTCTTTCGATCCACTACAAG ACTTATTTCACAGCTTCCGTCCGCCCGTCTTCCTCCCCGTTTCCCCCACCGCACCGTCAGGCACCCCACTGCCCGGCAGCGGCTCTCCGTCGCAG CTCACAGACAGCCAAATCCCGTCCCCCATGACCAGTGCAACCAGTGGAACCAGTGCTGAGAGCATTGTGGACAACTACTTGCCTCTTTATCCGGGGCAGGTGGCGCTCAGTGAGCACGCCGCCGTTTCCTCTCATAATCCGCTGGCGTCCCAGTGCCTCCCAACGGCCCCCATTCTCCCCCGCACCTTGGACTCCGCAGCAACCTTGGGCGAGACCGTCGCGATCTCGCCCTCCGCTGCGCCGACCGCCGATGCGGCGTGCACGCATCCCCCGCCGCCTCCCCCTCGGCTGCCCTCCCTGGTTCCGCTGTTAGCCGCCCCGAagcctccgccgccgcctcacACCTTTGCCCGCCCCCGACACCTCCAGCCGGCCAACGGGCACAAAAAACGAGACTTGAAGAAGATTTCCCCAGCCAACCCAGTCGCCACTCAGCAGCTCTTCATCACAG GCGTCATCCCGGCAATGAAAACCGACGTGACCTCAGCTCCCGGGGTGCTGATCACTCATTGTGGAGTG GCCGGTGGGTTCTCTGTAGTACCTCAAACCCAAAAGTCTCCTCAGTGCATCATCCCCTCAGAGAACTCGTTTTCCTCCAGCCACCGAAACCAGAAGCCCGCTTCGGTTGTCG TGAAGGGCCAGCCAAGGTCAGGCCAAGGTTCCCCTTGTGCTTTAGATCAAGTTCCAAGTCCACAGTCACTgatcaccagcagcagcagcagcagcacaacacCTCAG ATTCCAAGGAGAGCCCACATCGCCGAGCAGAAGAGACGATCAAATATCAACCACTGCTTCAAAACCCTCGGTGGCCTGGTCCCCACCCTCAACTCCCAAGCCAAC ATCAGTATTGCAGTCACAATGCAAAAGACGGTGGAACATGTTGAAAAGCTCAAGCAGGAGAGGGAGCAAATGCAAGAAGACATCAGGAAGCTGCAGGAGGAGATCACAAACCTCAAAGCCTGCATTAA CCTGTGTCACGACCAGATGCCGGCCACGGGAGCCCAGGTCACGCAGCGGCGCTTTGACCACATGCAGCACAGGTTCACTGAGTACGTCAAGCTGCGTTCCCGGCAGGACTGGAAGTTCTGGCTT TTCAGCGTCATCATCAAGCCTCTCTTCGAGTCCTTCAACAAGATGGTGTCGACCGCGAGCGGAACGGAGCTTTGCAAGACAACGCTGGAGTGGCTCGAGCGCCACTGCTCCCTGGTCGCACTCAGGCCCA TGGTCAGCAGCAGCCTTTGCCAGTTGAGCACCAGCACCTCCATCCTCAGCGATCCATCACGCTTGCCTGAAGAAGCCATTCAGGCACTTAGGCACGCCGACGTGGAGCCTCGATCACAGGCCATCTGA